Proteins encoded together in one Mycobacterium simiae window:
- a CDS encoding amidohydrolase family protein codes for MQPEDMILVSVDDHLVEPPNLFDGRLPSKYADAAPRVIRQPDGSEVWTFNDAIIPNIGLNAVAGRPREEYGVEPTAFDEMRPGCYDIHERIKDMDAGGVLGSMCFPSFPGFAGRLFATHADKDLALAVTQAYNDWHIEDWCGSYPGRFLPMGLPVLWDPELCAKEIRRNADKGCHSVTFTENPATLGFPSFHDEYWDPMWRALSDTDTVLSVHLGSSGKITMTADNAPIDVMITLQPMNVCSAAADLLWSRVIKEFPDVRFALSEGGTGWIPYFVDRLDRTYEMHHLWTGQDFGNKLPSEVFRERFLTCFIADPIGVKLRHDIGIDNIAWECDYPHSDSSWPASAEELALVMVDLPDDEVNKITYENACRWYSFDPFQHRTRERCTVGALRAEAGDHDVEIRSFDHGRFERTAGATLGAMSTKLDV; via the coding sequence ATGCAGCCCGAAGACATGATCTTGGTGAGCGTCGACGACCACTTGGTGGAGCCGCCGAACCTGTTCGACGGCAGGCTTCCAAGCAAGTACGCGGACGCGGCGCCCCGGGTCATCCGCCAACCCGATGGCTCGGAGGTATGGACGTTCAACGATGCCATCATTCCCAACATCGGCCTGAACGCTGTGGCGGGTCGCCCACGCGAGGAATATGGCGTCGAGCCGACCGCCTTCGACGAAATGCGCCCGGGGTGCTACGACATCCATGAGCGGATCAAAGACATGGACGCGGGCGGTGTGCTGGGATCGATGTGTTTCCCGTCTTTCCCGGGCTTCGCCGGCCGGCTGTTCGCCACCCACGCCGATAAGGATCTCGCCCTCGCCGTCACCCAGGCGTACAACGACTGGCACATCGAGGACTGGTGCGGCTCGTATCCAGGGCGGTTCCTGCCCATGGGGCTGCCTGTGTTGTGGGATCCGGAATTGTGCGCCAAAGAGATCCGCCGCAACGCCGATAAAGGCTGCCACTCGGTCACCTTCACCGAGAACCCCGCAACGCTCGGCTTCCCGAGCTTCCACGACGAGTATTGGGATCCCATGTGGCGGGCGCTGTCGGACACCGACACGGTGCTCTCGGTCCACCTGGGCTCCTCCGGCAAGATCACCATGACCGCGGACAACGCGCCCATCGACGTCATGATCACCCTGCAGCCGATGAACGTCTGCTCGGCGGCCGCCGACCTATTGTGGTCCCGCGTCATCAAAGAGTTTCCCGACGTCCGCTTCGCACTTTCCGAGGGCGGCACCGGCTGGATCCCGTATTTCGTCGACCGACTCGACCGAACCTACGAAATGCATCACCTGTGGACCGGCCAGGACTTCGGAAACAAACTGCCCAGCGAGGTGTTCCGTGAGCGCTTCCTGACCTGCTTCATCGCCGACCCGATCGGCGTCAAGCTGCGCCATGACATCGGCATCGACAACATTGCCTGGGAGTGCGACTACCCGCACTCCGACTCGTCATGGCCCGCGTCAGCCGAGGAGCTGGCGCTGGTAATGGTCGACCTCCCCGACGACGAAGTCAACAAGATCACGTATGAGAACGCATGCCGTTGGTATTCATTCGACCCGTTCCAGCACCGCACCCGGGAACGATGCACGGTCGGCGCCCTGCGCGCCGAAGCCGGTGACCACGACGTCGAGATCCGTAGCTTCGACCATGGCCGGTTCGAACGCACCGCAGGTGCAACCCTCGGCGCTATGAGCACCAAGCTCGATGTCTGA
- a CDS encoding TetR/AcrR family transcriptional regulator: MAKRGGADEDRRARGEQTRRDLIDAGRALFVEHGFFNTSISDIVTRSGVGTRGAFYHHFKDKAELFRAVFEDVENDLTLRSIAAPPPGADAWERLTRGLHGFLEAAQEPAVQRVILVDGPVVLGWQTLREIQEGNSIALINEVVREAIADGIIDDQPVGELTHMLVAALEEASLLVAHSANPHRARRRAAKILDRLLLSFAIEPHTMPRR; the protein is encoded by the coding sequence ATGGCGAAGCGTGGCGGGGCGGACGAGGATAGACGCGCCCGGGGCGAGCAGACCCGTCGGGACCTGATCGACGCGGGTCGCGCGCTGTTCGTTGAACACGGGTTCTTCAACACCAGCATCAGTGACATCGTGACAAGGTCGGGCGTCGGGACCCGCGGCGCCTTCTATCACCACTTCAAGGACAAGGCCGAGCTGTTTCGAGCCGTATTCGAAGATGTCGAGAACGATCTGACCCTCCGGTCCATCGCCGCTCCCCCGCCCGGCGCGGACGCCTGGGAACGACTCACGCGCGGATTGCACGGATTTCTCGAAGCCGCACAGGAACCTGCGGTGCAGCGAGTGATACTCGTCGACGGACCGGTGGTACTGGGCTGGCAGACCCTGCGTGAAATCCAGGAAGGCAACAGCATCGCCCTCATCAACGAGGTGGTCCGCGAAGCGATCGCCGACGGCATCATCGACGATCAACCCGTCGGCGAGCTGACGCACATGCTTGTCGCCGCGCTCGAGGAGGCCTCGCTTCTGGTCGCGCACTCCGCGAACCCGCATCGGGCGCGTCGTCGGGCCGCCAAGATCCTCGACCGACTCCTGCTCTCTTTTGCCATCGAGCCTCATACCATGCCGCGGCGCTGA
- a CDS encoding ABC transporter substrate-binding protein: protein MPDDDVRAYGSVAPLKVGLLNDYPTTGDTDNDSLDALRLVMDEAVSSGLVDRPIELCMRNVVGLPNGTYAAVERAFDELVADGCLAIYGPWVSDNVVPLRSHVEATARVPIVTLSGSEGALGEWCFALNNGSMPEEPVMLAAVMIGDGRSRIAIAYEASLIGKEYLAFAQRAYDAVGLKIVGTVAIPQVEADKAEAVAALRAAAPDAVVHVGFGHGLWGFTDALLAAGWDPPRYTTTAFEMAHINSEWRRQLSGWIGLDSYDERNTVGQAFLDRFEARYGRRPAHSMPGLSHDAATVIVRGLAAARPLTGEGVKNGMEQVKLVPSASGAPGTFLRFGRFIRQGWMGSDYLVARRVLADGSAHVFHAAPSDHIARAVARASR, encoded by the coding sequence ATGCCAGACGACGACGTTCGCGCATACGGGTCGGTCGCTCCCCTGAAAGTCGGCCTGCTGAATGACTATCCGACCACCGGGGACACCGACAATGACAGCCTCGACGCACTGCGCCTGGTGATGGACGAAGCGGTGTCGTCCGGGCTGGTCGATCGACCGATCGAACTCTGCATGCGCAACGTGGTCGGCTTGCCCAACGGTACCTACGCCGCGGTGGAGAGGGCCTTCGACGAGCTGGTGGCCGATGGCTGCCTGGCCATCTACGGTCCGTGGGTCTCGGACAATGTCGTGCCGCTACGTTCCCACGTCGAGGCCACCGCTCGCGTTCCGATCGTCACCCTGTCGGGGTCGGAGGGTGCGCTGGGCGAGTGGTGCTTCGCGCTGAACAACGGCTCGATGCCGGAGGAGCCGGTGATGCTCGCCGCGGTGATGATCGGGGATGGCCGCTCGCGGATCGCCATCGCCTACGAGGCGTCGTTGATCGGCAAGGAGTATCTCGCATTCGCCCAACGGGCCTACGACGCCGTGGGACTGAAAATCGTTGGCACCGTGGCTATTCCCCAGGTGGAGGCCGACAAGGCGGAGGCGGTCGCTGCGTTGCGCGCAGCCGCTCCCGACGCTGTAGTGCACGTCGGATTCGGGCACGGCCTGTGGGGGTTTACCGACGCGCTGCTGGCGGCGGGCTGGGACCCCCCGCGGTACACGACGACGGCCTTCGAAATGGCGCACATCAACAGCGAATGGCGGCGTCAGCTGTCCGGCTGGATTGGTCTGGACAGCTACGACGAGCGCAACACCGTCGGTCAGGCCTTCCTGGACCGCTTCGAGGCCAGATACGGTCGTCGGCCCGCACACTCCATGCCTGGGCTGTCGCACGACGCGGCCACCGTGATCGTGCGCGGCCTCGCGGCCGCGCGCCCGCTGACGGGAGAAGGTGTGAAGAACGGGATGGAGCAGGTCAAGCTCGTTCCCTCGGCCAGCGGTGCTCCCGGGACATTCTTGCGGTTCGGCCGGTTCATCCGGCAGGGCTGGATGGGCTCGGACTATCTGGTTGCCCGCAGGGTGCTGGCCGACGGTAGCGCACACGTCTTCCACGCGGCGCCAAGTGACCATATTGCCCGCGCGGTCGCGCGCGCCTCACGCTAG
- a CDS encoding dihydrodipicolinate synthase, translating to MQWATGAVGRAALQELIENPRYQLAGVLVYDPGKTGLDAGALCGLAPTTGVIATADKDEIVALGADVVVHTASKAHAIETNAEDICRLLAAGSTVITTTSYNHLPSYGPETESAFIGACRQGGSRFHAAGENPGFMFERLVATVTGLSKTIDRIDLYEATDVSAVDSRPMLVDLMGMGRPPADVSVDSPIIKKLDMAYRQALNATADVLGITLSHIDVAVDATTLPHDIEVLAGTITAGTVVGQRFSWVGHWSGRPLLAIHEEWVLTRDLPQWGMAPLAPGEKAPLIRAVIKGEPSFELQLDVGFDGSAQPGQHAMPGHLMIAMGAVRAIPYVLAQPPGIVTAPVFGAIQLA from the coding sequence GTGCAGTGGGCGACCGGCGCCGTAGGCCGGGCCGCGCTGCAAGAGCTTATCGAGAATCCTCGTTATCAACTGGCCGGAGTGCTGGTCTACGACCCGGGAAAAACAGGACTCGATGCGGGCGCGCTTTGTGGTCTCGCGCCGACGACCGGCGTGATCGCCACAGCGGACAAGGACGAGATCGTCGCGCTGGGCGCCGACGTCGTCGTACACACAGCCAGCAAGGCACATGCCATCGAGACGAACGCCGAGGACATCTGCCGCCTGTTGGCCGCTGGGAGCACCGTCATCACGACCACGTCGTACAACCACTTGCCCAGCTACGGCCCGGAGACCGAATCGGCGTTCATCGGAGCTTGCCGGCAGGGCGGATCGCGATTTCACGCCGCCGGCGAAAATCCCGGCTTCATGTTCGAGCGCCTCGTCGCAACCGTGACGGGGCTCAGCAAGACGATCGACCGCATCGACCTCTATGAGGCAACCGACGTTTCGGCCGTGGACAGTCGGCCGATGTTGGTCGACCTCATGGGCATGGGGAGACCACCGGCTGACGTCAGCGTCGATTCGCCGATCATCAAGAAGCTCGACATGGCCTACCGCCAGGCGCTCAATGCCACCGCCGACGTTCTCGGAATCACGTTGTCGCACATCGACGTGGCGGTCGACGCCACCACACTGCCGCACGACATCGAGGTACTCGCCGGCACGATCACAGCGGGAACGGTTGTCGGACAACGGTTCTCGTGGGTTGGCCACTGGTCGGGCCGTCCACTACTGGCGATTCACGAGGAATGGGTGCTCACCCGCGACCTCCCTCAGTGGGGCATGGCGCCGCTGGCGCCCGGGGAGAAGGCGCCCCTGATCCGCGCGGTCATCAAAGGCGAACCGAGCTTCGAACTCCAGCTCGATGTGGGATTCGATGGCTCGGCGCAACCCGGGCAGCACGCCATGCCGGGCCACCTGATGATCGCGATGGGCGCGGTTCGCGCGATTCCGTACGTACTTGCCCAACCGCCCGGCATCGTGACCGCACCGGTATTCGGCGCAATCCAACTAGCGTGA
- a CDS encoding cytochrome P450: MVEPTVKDDFEMTADQRIREAQEKFNAGMGADGDATPYPLLRELRQQAPVHPGWPEMGVPRDGPDGKQTFTAYSFDAVKAVFTDNITFSTRIYEDMVRPLQGPTILEMQEPEHATYRRLHEFAFAKSSMKRWDTELVGPLVDCTIAKFRGDKRADLVAAVFMPIPVRIIAALLGLPESDIGEFHRLAIDLLGFRGDMETAMKASAEMKEYFVGVLADRRKSPKDDMVTILSQAEIEGVKMSDEQIYGFMRNLLPAGAETTSRSTASLALALLTHPDQLDAVRADRSLLAQAIEEGIRWETPLLNFIREVSTDTEFFGLKIPKGSTMMVNLGSANHDETRWPDPESFNIFRERKPHIGFGHGAHLCLGMHLARLESTKFFNALFDELPGLRLDPDAPPPYVSGTMFRSPPRLDVVWD; the protein is encoded by the coding sequence GTGGTGGAGCCGACCGTGAAAGACGACTTCGAAATGACCGCGGACCAGCGCATCCGTGAGGCGCAGGAGAAGTTCAACGCCGGGATGGGCGCCGACGGCGACGCGACGCCGTACCCGCTGTTGCGCGAGTTGCGTCAGCAGGCGCCGGTTCACCCCGGCTGGCCGGAGATGGGCGTTCCACGTGACGGGCCCGACGGCAAGCAGACGTTCACGGCGTACTCGTTCGACGCCGTCAAGGCCGTGTTCACCGACAACATCACTTTCAGCACCCGCATCTACGAGGATATGGTGCGGCCGCTACAGGGGCCGACGATCCTGGAAATGCAGGAACCCGAGCACGCGACCTACCGCAGGTTGCACGAATTCGCTTTCGCCAAGTCCTCGATGAAGCGCTGGGACACCGAACTCGTCGGGCCGCTGGTGGACTGCACGATCGCGAAGTTCCGCGGCGACAAGCGTGCGGACTTGGTCGCAGCAGTCTTCATGCCCATCCCGGTCCGGATCATCGCGGCCCTGCTCGGGTTACCCGAGTCCGACATCGGCGAGTTTCACCGGCTCGCCATCGATCTGCTCGGCTTTCGCGGGGACATGGAAACCGCGATGAAGGCGTCGGCGGAGATGAAGGAGTACTTCGTCGGCGTTCTCGCCGACCGGCGCAAGTCGCCGAAAGACGACATGGTGACCATTTTGTCGCAGGCCGAAATCGAGGGCGTCAAGATGTCGGATGAGCAGATCTACGGTTTCATGCGCAATCTGTTACCGGCGGGGGCGGAGACCACGTCGCGATCGACCGCCAGCCTCGCCCTGGCGCTCTTGACTCATCCAGACCAACTGGATGCGGTGCGTGCCGACCGCAGTCTATTGGCGCAGGCGATCGAGGAGGGCATCCGGTGGGAGACTCCGTTGCTCAACTTCATTCGAGAGGTCAGCACCGACACCGAATTCTTTGGGCTGAAGATCCCGAAAGGCTCGACGATGATGGTGAACCTCGGTAGCGCCAATCATGACGAGACGCGTTGGCCGGACCCGGAGTCCTTCAACATCTTCCGCGAGCGCAAGCCGCACATCGGCTTTGGTCACGGTGCCCACTTATGCCTGGGAATGCACTTAGCGCGGTTGGAGAGCACCAAGTTCTTCAACGCGCTGTTCGACGAACTGCCGGGACTGCGCCTCGATCCCGACGCGCCGCCGCCCTATGTGAGCGGCACGATGTTCCGGTCGCCGCCGCGCCTCGACGTGGTCTGGGACTGA
- a CDS encoding NAD(P)H-dependent amine dehydrogenase family protein produces MTRVIQWATGVTGMMSLRHVVGRPDLELAAVRVYDPAKAGLDAGTLCGAAEAGVLASADRDAVIATDADVVLYMGKVETDTPGCFTDVCDLLASGKNVVATGSRFIHPRALHESLADGIEKACHAGSSSFLGLGLYPGFVGESLAPILSRLTERADRISVREVLNYSTYASHDLIFNAMGFGHAPDDTTPLLTNTDYAASAWIGSATVLAQALGLEIRSVEGFREVATTPRALTVAAGEIPAETVGAMRFGVLADCGETTLAVEHLTRMADDLAPDWPTEIGYQVAFEGKPNMNFHLVIGSHEEDHAAQGCLATAMHAINAIPAVIAAEPGLYDLSTISPFGGHWTERGVVPRTWEAKN; encoded by the coding sequence ATGACCCGCGTGATCCAATGGGCGACCGGGGTGACCGGAATGATGTCGTTGCGTCATGTCGTGGGCCGCCCGGACCTGGAGTTGGCCGCAGTGCGCGTGTACGACCCGGCCAAAGCCGGACTCGACGCGGGCACCTTGTGCGGGGCCGCGGAAGCAGGGGTGCTGGCGTCTGCCGATCGGGACGCCGTCATTGCTACCGATGCCGATGTGGTGCTCTACATGGGCAAGGTGGAGACCGATACGCCCGGCTGCTTTACCGATGTCTGCGACTTGCTGGCCTCTGGCAAGAACGTCGTGGCGACCGGCAGCCGGTTCATCCATCCGCGCGCGTTGCACGAATCGCTGGCCGACGGGATTGAAAAGGCTTGCCATGCGGGCAGCTCATCGTTTCTCGGGCTCGGCCTGTACCCGGGCTTCGTTGGCGAGTCGCTGGCGCCGATTCTGTCCCGGCTTACCGAGCGCGCCGACCGCATCAGTGTGCGGGAGGTACTGAACTATTCGACCTATGCCAGCCACGACCTGATTTTCAACGCGATGGGTTTCGGGCATGCGCCGGACGACACCACCCCGCTGTTGACTAACACCGACTACGCCGCGAGCGCCTGGATCGGCAGCGCGACGGTGCTCGCGCAGGCCCTCGGTCTCGAGATCCGGTCCGTCGAGGGCTTCCGCGAGGTCGCGACCACGCCGAGAGCCCTCACCGTCGCGGCGGGGGAGATTCCCGCGGAAACAGTCGGCGCCATGCGATTTGGCGTGCTGGCCGACTGCGGCGAAACCACGCTCGCGGTAGAGCATCTCACCAGGATGGCCGATGACCTAGCCCCCGACTGGCCGACGGAGATCGGTTATCAGGTGGCCTTCGAGGGCAAGCCCAACATGAATTTTCATCTGGTGATCGGCTCACACGAAGAGGATCACGCCGCGCAGGGCTGCCTGGCGACCGCCATGCATGCTATCAACGCCATCCCGGCGGTGATCGCAGCCGAGCCAGGGCTTTACGACCTATCGACCATCAGCCCGTTCGGGGGGCATTGGACCGAGCGCGGCGTGGTGCCGCGAACGTGGGAGGCGAAAAATTGA
- a CDS encoding SDR family NAD(P)-dependent oxidoreductase gives MGGEKLISFTDRVVLVTGGGRGLGEAYCHEMARRGAALVVHDNGAATDGSGSDPKPADDVAAAIRAAGGQAVACVSDASTEQGGRAAVDLAVAEFGRLDAIVANAGIIHDDPLPDWPTERFEALLRHHLLAAFHVVRPGFAVMRDAGYGRLVFVSSAAGVFGQPGLTGYATAKTGMLGLMNVAALEGAAYGIRANAIMPMGDTRMAMALIGEAGRTADARAFLETLRLDQVAPVVAYLASESCTLTHRVLSAFRGRVAALQIGVTGGWFAPDGSFDAEDVAANLDRILDPPELFVPGSIFDEMEHAFAAAPVESQTSP, from the coding sequence GTGGGAGGCGAAAAATTGATCTCGTTCACCGATCGGGTCGTGCTTGTCACCGGAGGTGGTCGGGGCCTAGGCGAGGCGTACTGCCACGAAATGGCCAGGCGGGGAGCAGCTCTGGTGGTCCACGACAACGGCGCCGCAACCGACGGCAGCGGAAGCGACCCGAAACCGGCCGACGACGTCGCCGCGGCGATCCGTGCCGCGGGGGGACAGGCGGTGGCGTGCGTGTCCGACGCCAGCACCGAACAGGGGGGCCGGGCCGCGGTCGACCTCGCCGTCGCGGAGTTCGGGCGATTGGACGCGATCGTCGCCAACGCCGGCATCATCCACGATGACCCGTTGCCGGACTGGCCGACCGAACGTTTCGAGGCGCTGCTGCGCCATCACCTGTTGGCCGCTTTTCATGTGGTCCGGCCGGGTTTCGCGGTGATGCGGGACGCCGGATACGGTCGGCTGGTGTTCGTGTCCTCGGCGGCCGGTGTCTTCGGGCAGCCGGGGTTGACGGGGTACGCCACGGCCAAGACGGGCATGCTCGGATTGATGAATGTCGCGGCGCTCGAGGGTGCGGCATACGGAATACGCGCCAACGCCATCATGCCGATGGGCGACACCCGAATGGCCATGGCACTGATCGGGGAGGCTGGTCGCACCGCCGACGCTCGGGCCTTCCTGGAGACGCTGCGGCTCGATCAAGTGGCACCGGTCGTTGCCTACCTGGCTAGTGAGAGCTGCACGCTGACGCACCGGGTGCTGAGCGCTTTCCGCGGTCGGGTGGCTGCGTTGCAGATCGGTGTGACCGGCGGCTGGTTCGCCCCCGACGGTTCCTTCGACGCCGAGGACGTCGCGGCCAATCTCGACCGTATCCTCGATCCGCCGGAGTTATTCGTGCCTGGCAGCATCTTTGACGAAATGGAGCATGCCTTTGCGGCGGCTCCTGTCGAGTCCCAGACAAGTCCGTGA
- a CDS encoding dihydrodipicolinate reductase, with the protein MVKTILDHRTDLELVGARVYSDSKDGVDVGTLVGRSPVGVTATTDVAEILAMDADVVLYAPSFTSLDDVCALLETGKNVATVSFLFHPQRIGDADRRRLLAACHKGNSTIHASGLNPGNLSGVLPLALSGMSRTIDRFTLQERADWSLWESTEITFDGMWFGRPPEDITPTANEFLTFNTALFTQQTWFIADTLNAAIDDAAVTVDAVPATKDFDIFDHQVRAGTTTGQRWNFVGHRRGRPIIEFETLWTVGGDYPEHWPAPDDGWTLTLEGDPSMRVHFFCLASFSRPASVAEHVRAGLVAVALQVVNAIPAICAAPAGFATMADLPLIRSYTGFGDGPNVITD; encoded by the coding sequence ATGGTCAAGACGATCCTCGACCACCGGACTGACCTCGAGCTTGTGGGAGCGCGGGTGTACTCCGATTCAAAAGACGGCGTCGATGTGGGCACGTTGGTGGGCCGGAGCCCAGTCGGCGTCACCGCAACCACCGATGTCGCGGAGATTCTCGCGATGGACGCCGACGTCGTCCTCTATGCGCCGTCGTTCACCAGCCTCGACGATGTGTGTGCACTCCTGGAGACCGGCAAGAATGTTGCGACCGTGTCCTTCCTTTTCCACCCCCAGCGCATCGGCGACGCCGACCGTCGACGGCTGTTGGCCGCCTGCCACAAGGGCAACAGCACGATCCACGCCAGCGGCCTCAACCCGGGCAACCTGTCGGGCGTGCTGCCGCTCGCGCTGTCGGGTATGAGCCGCACTATCGACCGGTTCACCCTGCAGGAGCGCGCCGACTGGTCGCTCTGGGAGAGCACCGAAATAACCTTCGACGGAATGTGGTTCGGGCGACCTCCCGAGGACATCACCCCGACGGCCAACGAGTTCCTGACTTTCAACACCGCCCTGTTCACCCAACAAACTTGGTTCATCGCCGACACCTTGAACGCCGCGATCGACGATGCCGCCGTCACCGTCGACGCGGTGCCGGCCACCAAGGACTTTGATATTTTCGACCATCAGGTTCGTGCCGGCACGACGACGGGTCAGCGGTGGAACTTCGTGGGACATCGTCGCGGCCGGCCAATCATCGAGTTCGAGACGCTGTGGACGGTCGGCGGCGACTACCCGGAGCACTGGCCTGCACCGGATGACGGCTGGACCCTCACGCTCGAAGGCGATCCGTCCATGCGCGTGCACTTCTTCTGCTTGGCAAGCTTCTCGCGGCCGGCGTCGGTCGCTGAACACGTGCGAGCCGGGCTCGTGGCCGTCGCGCTGCAGGTCGTCAACGCGATACCGGCGATCTGTGCTGCGCCAGCGGGTTTCGCCACTATGGCGGATCTGCCACTGATCCGAAGCTACACGGGCTTCGGTGACGGTCCTAACGTCATCACGGATTGA
- a CDS encoding SDR family NAD(P)-dependent oxidoreductase, whose protein sequence is MDLGFEGATAVVTGGSKGMGLAIAESLGAEGASVAIMARGRAALDSAAEQIRCAGAPEVLPISVDMADADSIASAFATVGDTWSSLNVLVHTVGPNAGAFDDLDDEDWYAAFNLGTLCAVRSVRNALPLLRSAEWARIVTLSAHSIQRQSPRLVAYTAAKSALSSFTKNLSKSLGAEGILVNCVCPGTIVTASFTQTLRDVLAADGLDASDPKHVMTWVEKTYGHPCDIGRAGLPEEIASVTTYLASRRNGYVTGATVNVDGGSDFI, encoded by the coding sequence ATGGATCTCGGCTTCGAGGGTGCCACGGCAGTCGTGACCGGCGGTAGCAAGGGGATGGGGCTGGCGATCGCGGAGAGTCTTGGGGCTGAGGGTGCCTCTGTGGCGATCATGGCGCGCGGCCGGGCGGCGCTGGATTCGGCCGCCGAGCAGATCCGTTGCGCCGGTGCCCCAGAGGTACTACCGATCAGCGTAGACATGGCCGACGCCGATTCCATTGCGTCGGCGTTCGCAACCGTCGGTGACACCTGGAGCTCCCTGAACGTCTTGGTGCACACGGTCGGCCCGAACGCGGGCGCATTCGACGATCTCGACGACGAAGATTGGTACGCTGCATTCAATCTCGGCACGCTCTGCGCAGTGCGCTCCGTCAGGAACGCGTTGCCGCTGCTGAGATCGGCCGAGTGGGCTCGCATCGTCACCCTCTCTGCGCACTCGATCCAACGACAGAGCCCGCGCCTGGTCGCCTACACGGCAGCCAAGTCGGCGCTGTCGAGCTTCACCAAAAACTTGTCCAAAAGTCTTGGAGCCGAAGGCATTCTCGTGAATTGCGTCTGTCCGGGGACCATTGTGACGGCGAGCTTCACCCAGACCCTGCGCGATGTACTGGCCGCCGACGGGCTGGACGCCTCGGATCCGAAGCACGTGATGACGTGGGTCGAGAAGACTTACGGCCATCCGTGTGACATCGGTCGCGCCGGATTGCCCGAGGAGATCGCTTCCGTCACCACCTATCTGGCGTCGCGACGCAATGGCTACGTGACGGGGGCGACCGTCAACGTCGACGGCGGGTCGGATTTCATCTGA
- a CDS encoding SDR family oxidoreductase encodes MSDRHSNIAGTRMLIIGASSGIGQALAIAAHSRGAHVALAARRVDLLSALADRLHGSAYELDVSDPRAVETVIDDVAAKLGKLDAVVFTSAVVPFVLIEDTDVETWLHSYAVNAVGASHVLRAALPQLTDNATVVVASSHDVGRPRAGVAAYHASKAALDEILRSWRAEHPELAVIRVSVGPTCDTEILRGADRDLLADLYRTWARAGQIPDEMSTVDDVANAMLSLIAISRANPTVVSEIVHLAPRIGKNR; translated from the coding sequence ATGAGCGATCGGCACTCCAACATCGCGGGGACACGGATGCTGATCATCGGAGCGTCGTCCGGCATCGGGCAGGCGCTGGCCATCGCCGCCCACTCCAGGGGAGCTCATGTCGCGCTCGCCGCACGGCGAGTGGACCTACTCTCGGCACTGGCCGATCGGCTGCACGGATCGGCGTATGAACTGGACGTTTCCGACCCGCGAGCCGTAGAGACCGTCATCGATGATGTCGCCGCCAAGTTGGGCAAGCTCGATGCGGTGGTGTTCACCAGCGCCGTGGTGCCCTTCGTGCTGATCGAAGACACCGATGTTGAGACGTGGCTGCATTCGTACGCGGTCAACGCAGTCGGCGCATCCCACGTGCTGCGGGCGGCTCTGCCCCAGTTGACCGACAACGCCACGGTCGTCGTCGCATCAAGCCACGATGTCGGCCGCCCCCGCGCCGGTGTGGCGGCCTACCACGCAAGCAAGGCCGCGCTCGACGAGATCTTGCGCTCTTGGCGGGCCGAGCATCCGGAGCTGGCCGTGATCCGGGTTAGCGTTGGTCCCACGTGTGACACGGAGATCCTGCGCGGCGCCGACCGCGATCTGCTGGCCGATCTATACCGGACCTGGGCGCGCGCGGGCCAGATTCCCGACGAGATGTCCACGGTGGACGACGTGGCCAACGCGATGCTGTCCTTGATCGCCATCTCACGCGCGAACCCCACCGTCGTCAGCGAGATCGTGCATCTTGCCCCACGAATCGGGAAGAATCGGTGA